Below is a window of Tolypothrix bouteillei VB521301 DNA.
GAATTAGACGGACCTCCAGGAACAATTTCCGATAACATTATCGATCCAGCCTATGTTCGAGAATTTGCACAAGCTCACGAACAAGGTGATTTTGACCGAGTCTTAATAGGTTATAACTCCAGCAGCCCTGATGGCTTTGGTGTTGCTAGCTACGCCGCTTCATGGACTGAAAAATTAGGATTTTTGATTGCACACCGACCGGGTTTCGTTGCACCTACATTAGCAGCTCGCAAAGCAGCAACGCTAGACCATTTTACGGGTGGACGTATTGCCATCCACATCATTACCGGTGGAAATGACGCCGACCAACAACGTGATGGGGATTGGCTAGACCATGACAATCGCTATCGACGGACCGACGAATACTTAAACATAATCAAGCAAATATGGACGAGCGATATTCCCTTTGATTGGGAAGGTAAATTTTATCAAGTCAAAAAAGCTTTCTCGGATGTCAAACCCTTACAAAAGCCCCACATTCCTATTTATTTTGGCGGTGCATCTAAAGCAGCTGTTCCCATAGGTGCCAAACACGCAAATGTTTACGCTATGTGGGGCGAACCCATTGCAGCAATTAAGCAGCGGATTGCTGAAGTTAAAGCAGCACTACCGCCCGGAAAAACAATACGTTTCAGTGTTTCTTTACGTCCCATTCTTGGAACAACAGAAGAAAAGGCATGGGAAAGAGCAAAAGATATATTAGAAAGAGTCGTTGAATTACGTGGCGGGCAAAAAGTAACATCCTCAGCAAGACCGCAAGCTGTAGGATCGCAACGATTGCTAGATTTTGCAGCCCAAGGAGAAGTTTACGATAAGCGATTGTGGACGCCAATAGCAGCAGCTACTGGAGCTGCTGGTAATACGACTGCTCTAGTAGGAACACCCGAACAAGTTGCAGAAGCTTTAGTGGATTATTACGATGCTGGAGTCACAACCTTATTAATTCGAGGTTTTAACCCTTTACAAGATGCTATTGATTACGGACGTGAAGTCATACCTCTCGTTCGTGCGGAAATTGCCCGACGGGAGCATCACACTGTCAGTGTTGCTTAACATCTTTATCCTTAGAGGATGTTGGAAAAGTCTTTTCATCAGTAGCAAAACATTCAATATCCCTTTAAATACCCCGATAAATTGGTGAATTTTCAGAGTATTTTCCCCCCTTTTTAAGGGGGGAATTGGAATCAAATACTCCTGTTTTCAGGATGTTTCATATCTTTTCTAGAGAACTGTATACACCGTAGCCTTGGTAAGGGAGGACAGAGGGGGGTAATTTTTATACCTCACCAGGTTGAAATTTGCTGTAGTCCTTGCCTTGCGGACTTCGTTTGTATAGCCGCGATCTCCAATCACTAGGGCTTATCGGGGTTATTAAAACGGATTTGGTATCAAGTATTAATGAGCATTACAAATTTTTAAAAGTAAAATCTGCCACTGCCACGTTCATCACTAGTGTTCACACGATGCTCCCTGAAAATCTAAATTTTCTAATTCCATTTACAAGATAGAGAGAGAAAAACAGGAAAGCAAAATGTTAAAAATAATTATGACTTTTCGCGTCAGCAAATTTACTGTAACACTGTAGTTAAAATTAGAATTTCTATTTCTACCAATTGATACAAAGACTGCGATAGATAGTGAGAGAATGTTTGTAAAGTTCTAATTTAGACTCACGTTCTATCCAAAATAATATTGAGTTATTCAAGAGAAAATTTAATACTTAAGAAAAAAACCGCTCTTCCCTTATCCCTGATTCCTAACTCCCGCGATACTTATACCGAAACGGTATCACGTCTATGTTTTTTACCATTATTGATATCTAATTTGGTAGTTAACTGGGAAGAGGAGGTATTCTTTTTGTCATGTAATTCTTGAAGCAAGAATATATTTATATTAGTCATCTCACAATTAACATAAGTGCCAAAATGCCAAATGTAAAACGTAAAAATAGTGGGGTGGAGAGCATCGCCTTGCGCTGAGTCTGGGGAAAGCACGAGAGTTTCTCAACCTGGGCTTATCCCTACTCCAACAAATCGGGTTCTTCCCGTACCGTCTTTTGATAGATTGGCTGAAAACTAAACCACCCAGCTATGGGGGTTCCTACTTGGCTGCGTGTCAGGCGTGCGGTTTCAGGTTTTATCAGACGGGGTTGACCGGCTGCTTCAGCCAATAGTTGCGCCTGGGACGATCGCTCAAAGCTAATGTACCACCAAGCTGCTTCGTCAACGGTTTGACCTACTGTCAAATGACCGTGATTGCTTAAGATTACTGCTTTTTTGTTGCCTAATGCTTCAGCGATGCGCTTACCTTCTTGGGGATCTAGTACGACGCCAGTATAGTCATCAAATAGAGCGTGGTCTTCATAAAAAGCGCAAGAATCTTGAGTTAGGGGATCGAGCAAGCGATGAAAACTTGACCAAGTTTTCCCGTAAAGTGAATGAGCGTGTGCTGCAGCGACAATATCAGGTCGTGCTTCATGCACTTGGGAATGGATGGCAAAAGCCGCTCGATTCACACCACCTTCGCCTTTAACAACCTCTCCCCCTGCATCTACCAAAAGGAGGTTTGAAACCTTGATTTCAGCAAAGTTGACTCCAAACGGATTTACCCAAAAATGATCTGTAAATTCCGGATCGCGAGCTGTAATATGACCTGCTATACCCTCACTAAAACCAAAACGTGCGAATACACGAAAGGCTGCAGCTAGATGTTGCTTGCGGTAAAGACGTTCCTCTTCTACGCTAGCAAAAATAGGGGGTTGCGGTCTCTCATACTTTGGCATGATTTTTCTGTTCCTCTTTGCAAGGGGCGTTTGAATATCCAGAACGAAAAGAACTAACGCTTTTTTGTTCTGGATTGTACTGGTGTCTCCAAATACATCCAGTATCGTTGCCAAGAACGTGGATGGATATTGATGGTGCGAAAACAGTCGTTGTCTTAACTGCGTGGATATCTCCTTCTGGAGGTAGAAGTTGGTAAATATCGCCCGGTCTTAGCTGACGCACTTCGACAACCTCTAATTGGGCGTGTCCTTCCTCATCGCCCTTATCCACACGTCGATAAACAGTTTCTTCTTGTCTTCCTTTATACAAACCTACTAGCCCCCATGCAAGATGATCGTGAACGGGAGTTGTAGAACCTGGGGGAATGACTAAACTAAAAACAGTGAGCGATCGGTCTTTTGCTCTATACAACAACCATTGCCCGATACCACCCCCCATAGCACTTTGTGGATTGGGTTGAGCAAATTTTTCCGGTAACCATCCTTGTTGGGCTAATAACTCTGTAAAAAGCGGCTCAAGGGCAGTTAAAGTCTCACTGCGGTTCTCCCTTGTACGATAGCTAATTTCATGAACCATAGCAACAAATTGTTTAAGTTCAAGGCTATCTACAAACCATTGATCTGCTTCTAATATTTCTAAATCGCTCATAAAATTTTGGATTTTGGATTTGTTACAAAAATTTCCCTTGTCGCCCTTGTTCCCCTCTTATCCCTTTATCCGCAGATGAGAACCTCCGCAACTAGCTCAACCACAACCATTCAATATAAAATACGGTAAATTGATAGATATATAGGCTATTTGAAGTATCAGCAGAAATATCCCACAAACAGGTGAAAAAATCAAGTCACTATTTTTTGTCGGTAGCACTCGCTATCTTTGTAATGCATAAGACATCAAACGCTCTATTATTCTAGCTCCATAGGATCTTCCTGACTTGAGCCAGCGATCGCAAAAATGCCTAGTCTCAACTTAAAAGCACAAGGGATCGCAGAAAATTGTAACGAAATTTACAAAAATGATATTTTTTTAGAAAAAAAGGATACGCTAAGCATAGTTCCATCAAATGTGGTCGAATCTTGACAAAGTAATTTCTTTTAGTATAAACCAACACTACTTGTTACGCGATCGCATGTGAAAAGTCATGTTGCGTGCTGGAGGATATACTACCCCTCCTCCAACTGTAACAATCGCCAAGGGTTGAAAGCAGTTGGAGTTACATGTGGTCGATCGATTTGGTTGGGAAAGATATCCCAATTCAAAAATTGCTGTGGCAAGTAATCGATAAAACTATGAAAAAGTATAGATTTGACCCCATGTACGAGTTTATCGGGAACTAACAATCGTAAACGTCTGAAAAAGCGAAAATAGAGCTATAAGGAGAAAATTTTATGGTTTCCTCTTGCGAAATTCCATTGGTGGCTCCAAGCCCCGCGCATATTTGTCCGTTCGATCAAGCCTGCAGTTATCTAGAACAGGCTGCAAAAGAATTGAATTTGGAGCGGGGTTTGTTGGAGCTTCTAAGACACCCACGCAAAGTCATTACAGTTTCTATTCCCGTGAAGAGGGATAATGGAGAGGTTGAAGTTCTTGCCGGACATAGGGTACAACACTGTGACATTTTAGGTCCCTATAAAGGCGGTACGCGTTACCATCCGGCTGTCACATTACAAGAAGTTTCAGCACTCGCGATGCTCATGACTTGGAAATGTGCGCTCGTTGGGTTGCCTTATGGAGGTGCGAAAGGAG
It encodes the following:
- a CDS encoding LLM class flavin-dependent oxidoreductase — encoded protein: MPVEFIGLIRTKPVSELDGPPGTISDNIIDPAYVREFAQAHEQGDFDRVLIGYNSSSPDGFGVASYAASWTEKLGFLIAHRPGFVAPTLAARKAATLDHFTGGRIAIHIITGGNDADQQRDGDWLDHDNRYRRTDEYLNIIKQIWTSDIPFDWEGKFYQVKKAFSDVKPLQKPHIPIYFGGASKAAVPIGAKHANVYAMWGEPIAAIKQRIAEVKAALPPGKTIRFSVSLRPILGTTEEKAWERAKDILERVVELRGGQKVTSSARPQAVGSQRLLDFAAQGEVYDKRLWTPIAAATGAAGNTTALVGTPEQVAEALVDYYDAGVTTLLIRGFNPLQDAIDYGREVIPLVRAEIARREHHTVSVA
- a CDS encoding class II aldolase/adducin family protein is translated as MPKYERPQPPIFASVEEERLYRKQHLAAAFRVFARFGFSEGIAGHITARDPEFTDHFWVNPFGVNFAEIKVSNLLLVDAGGEVVKGEGGVNRAAFAIHSQVHEARPDIVAAAHAHSLYGKTWSSFHRLLDPLTQDSCAFYEDHALFDDYTGVVLDPQEGKRIAEALGNKKAVILSNHGHLTVGQTVDEAAWWYISFERSSQAQLLAEAAGQPRLIKPETARLTRSQVGTPIAGWFSFQPIYQKTVREEPDLLE